One part of the Pseudemcibacter aquimaris genome encodes these proteins:
- a CDS encoding bifunctional transcriptional activator/DNA repair enzyme AdaA → MSEEYFKAIEKRDPSYDGKFYYGVITTGVYCKPSCPSRAALRENMRLFDTCEDAEKQDLRPCKKCNPRDDNALDVVIKYIEDNSAETIKLEELADLSGLSRHHLQRKFKNAYGVSPKEYQNGLRLKQFKSALKDGDDISGALYDAGYGSSSRIYEQIDGRIGMTPKAYRDGGKGEEISYAIRPCSLGLIIMAATDRGVCMIHFGDNENELISQLRTEYPNAELIGTPNSSDIALNDWIEAFERHISHGAKRPDIPLHLNGTAFQIKVWRFLMSVKPGEVISYKEQAERMGMPKAVRAVASANARNNIGVLIPCHRVLRGDGSLGGFRWGLDRKRALIDQERRKGN, encoded by the coding sequence ATGTCAGAAGAATATTTCAAAGCCATAGAAAAACGTGATCCATCCTATGATGGGAAATTTTATTACGGCGTCATTACGACGGGTGTGTATTGCAAACCATCATGCCCGTCACGTGCGGCGTTACGTGAAAATATGCGGTTATTCGATACATGTGAGGATGCAGAAAAACAAGATTTGCGCCCTTGTAAAAAATGTAATCCACGCGACGATAATGCGCTGGATGTTGTTATCAAATATATCGAGGATAATTCAGCTGAAACCATAAAACTTGAGGAATTAGCCGATTTAAGCGGTCTTAGCCGACATCACCTGCAACGAAAGTTTAAAAATGCATATGGCGTAAGTCCCAAAGAATATCAAAACGGATTAAGGCTTAAACAATTTAAATCAGCTTTAAAAGATGGTGATGATATTTCGGGCGCGCTTTACGATGCGGGCTATGGTTCCAGCAGCCGGATTTATGAACAAATTGATGGCCGAATTGGGATGACACCAAAAGCATACCGCGATGGCGGGAAGGGTGAAGAAATTTCATATGCCATTCGTCCATGTTCGCTAGGGTTAATCATAATGGCCGCGACAGACCGCGGTGTCTGTATGATCCATTTTGGCGACAACGAAAATGAACTTATTTCACAATTACGCACTGAATATCCAAATGCAGAACTGATCGGGACGCCAAATTCCAGTGATATTGCTTTAAATGATTGGATTGAAGCATTCGAAAGACACATAAGCCACGGTGCAAAACGCCCTGATATTCCATTACATTTAAATGGAACGGCTTTTCAAATAAAAGTCTGGCGCTTTTTAATGAGCGTCAAACCCGGTGAGGTCATTAGTTATAAAGAACAAGCCGAAAGAATGGGAATGCCAAAAGCGGTAAGGGCCGTTGCATCCGCCAATGCCAGAAACAATATTGGTGTGCTAATTCCATGCCATAGAGTACTGCGTGGTGATGGATCACTCGGCGGCTTCAGATGGGGGCTTGACCGTAAACGTGCGCTTATTGATCAAGAAAGAAGAAAAGGGAATTGA
- a CDS encoding alpha/beta hydrolase family protein, translating into MKKVFLSFVFLSLTLINSSQAQDEIAQLAQAFGKLPEIKDIDISPDGTKLLMLQNYQGRTILVTRSLTEPNAQPNGIPPFENQEFTWTRWASDDRILAGIRFPYTNRNVFIGSYGTYETRLISMDWTGENPVNPVRINPDRSRQSQIQDNIIDILEDDPEHVLMQLDYDEQYVPYVYKVNIMDTSKPTRVVRGRDIIDFWETDSNNVVRYGEGTSDRQGSSAMRHVAWYRKSEDSGWETVFDLNMIEERAPFQFEGFSQDPSIIYVTANDENNRSAAYTYNVDTKEFVEKIASVEGYDISSVYVNEKDELEFFTYYDIQPRIHYFDEEKQKLLELLKKTFPGTSINFHGESKDENIVVFETTSPTEPGTFYLFNKSERKMEMLGYNYTEVNVEQLSEMQPITYQARDGLTIPGYLSLPKGGESKNLPTVIMPHGGPLARDNWGFDYWVQFLTAQGYAVLQMNFRGSTGYGDDYREMGRHQWAGKMIHDINDGAKWMVEQGYANPDRMCIVGGSYGGYAALQAIVDDQSIYKCSVAFAPVTNLENRVRYYNDFGDTNDYIDYMRSNDYTLDEASPSKNVDKINVPVLLVHGVDDRSVRVSQSQFFYENMKSRDKDIKYIEWEDGDHFLSQQKHRVEFLEEMGRFLKEHL; encoded by the coding sequence TTGAAAAAAGTATTTCTATCTTTTGTATTTTTATCATTAACGTTAATCAATTCATCACAAGCTCAGGATGAAATAGCTCAATTAGCACAAGCTTTTGGGAAACTTCCGGAAATAAAAGATATTGATATCTCGCCTGATGGTACCAAATTGTTAATGTTGCAAAATTATCAGGGGCGTACAATTCTTGTGACAAGGTCATTGACAGAACCTAATGCACAACCAAATGGAATTCCTCCTTTTGAAAATCAGGAATTTACGTGGACTCGTTGGGCATCTGATGATCGTATCCTAGCAGGTATTAGATTTCCCTATACAAACAGAAATGTATTTATAGGTAGTTATGGGACCTATGAAACCCGTTTGATTTCAATGGATTGGACAGGAGAAAACCCTGTTAATCCCGTTCGGATAAATCCTGATCGAAGCAGACAATCTCAAATTCAAGACAATATTATTGATATTTTGGAAGATGACCCAGAACACGTATTAATGCAACTTGATTATGATGAACAATATGTGCCGTATGTTTATAAAGTGAACATCATGGATACTAGTAAGCCAACCCGAGTAGTTAGAGGTCGTGATATTATTGATTTCTGGGAAACTGATAGTAACAATGTCGTGCGATATGGTGAGGGTACTTCTGATAGACAGGGCTCAAGTGCTATGAGGCATGTTGCGTGGTACCGTAAATCAGAAGATAGCGGTTGGGAAACAGTTTTTGATCTTAATATGATTGAAGAACGTGCTCCTTTCCAATTTGAGGGTTTTTCACAAGACCCAAGTATTATTTACGTTACGGCAAATGATGAGAATAATCGTTCAGCAGCTTACACCTATAATGTAGATACGAAAGAATTCGTTGAAAAAATAGCCAGCGTAGAAGGCTATGATATTTCGAGTGTTTACGTGAACGAAAAGGATGAATTAGAGTTTTTTACTTATTACGATATCCAGCCACGAATTCATTATTTTGACGAAGAAAAACAGAAACTGCTAGAGTTGTTGAAAAAAACTTTTCCAGGAACATCAATTAATTTTCATGGAGAGTCTAAAGACGAAAATATAGTTGTTTTTGAAACTACATCACCAACCGAGCCAGGAACTTTCTATTTATTTAATAAATCTGAAAGAAAAATGGAAATGCTTGGCTATAATTATACAGAAGTAAATGTTGAACAACTTTCGGAAATGCAGCCGATTACATATCAAGCAAGGGATGGACTAACTATACCGGGTTATCTTTCTCTTCCAAAAGGAGGGGAGAGCAAGAATCTTCCTACAGTAATTATGCCACATGGTGGTCCACTTGCGCGAGACAACTGGGGCTTTGATTATTGGGTCCAATTCTTGACTGCACAAGGTTATGCAGTTCTTCAAATGAATTTCCGAGGATCGACTGGTTACGGTGATGATTATAGAGAGATGGGACGTCATCAGTGGGCTGGTAAAATGATTCATGATATTAACGATGGCGCAAAATGGATGGTAGAGCAAGGGTATGCTAACCCAGACAGAATGTGTATTGTGGGTGGAAGTTACGGTGGATATGCTGCACTACAGGCTATCGTTGATGATCAATCAATATATAAATGTTCAGTTGCATTTGCGCCAGTTACCAACCTTGAAAACCGCGTTAGATATTACAATGATTTTGGTGATACTAATGATTACATCGATTATATGAGAAGTAATGATTATACACTAGATGAAGCATCACCATCTAAGAATGTTGACAAAATTAATGTGCCAGTATTGCTTGTTCATGGTGTTGATGATCGTAGTGTTCGTGTCTCTCAAAGCCAGTTTTTCTATGAAAACATGAAAAGTCGCGATAAAGACATTAAATATATTGAATGGGAAGATGGAGATCATTTTCTTTCCCAACAAAAGCATAGAGTGGAATTTCTCGAGGAAATGGGAAGATTTCTAAAAGAGCACTTGTAA
- a CDS encoding GNAT family N-acetyltransferase, with amino-acid sequence MVEIKPLSQDQYDDWYPLWQGYLTFYETSLPDEIAENNFKRFFDDNEPIGAFGAYKDGKLIGFVHYIFHRTNWSLVNTCYLQDLFADPNVRGEGIGRALIEAVYEKAKEEGCAQVYWMTQNHNKTARRLYDRIADDHGFMVYEKDL; translated from the coding sequence ATGGTTGAAATTAAACCACTTTCACAAGATCAATATGATGATTGGTATCCACTATGGCAGGGGTATCTTACATTTTATGAAACAAGCCTTCCTGATGAAATTGCGGAGAATAACTTTAAGCGTTTCTTTGATGATAATGAACCAATTGGCGCATTTGGTGCTTATAAAGATGGCAAGCTTATTGGCTTTGTACATTATATATTTCACCGTACAAATTGGTCTCTAGTGAATACCTGTTATTTACAGGATTTATTTGCTGATCCAAACGTTCGTGGGGAAGGGATCGGACGCGCTCTTATTGAGGCCGTTTATGAAAAAGCAAAAGAAGAAGGGTGTGCACAAGTTTACTGGATGACCCAAAATCACAATAAAACTGCAAGACGTCTTTATGACCGTATTGCCGATGATCACGGGTTCATGGTTTACGAAAAAGATTTATAA
- a CDS encoding ATP-binding protein, whose product MVSSGEVDATVGSLPLATYHSAERSLSNISTVGETEYGSENAIGVRKDLPLLASAMQKALSSITTEQKGIISRNWVGLQAEPQIDYDLLWQVIIFASVIIIFFAIWNTKLKEAQARAEAANEAKSAFLANMSHEIRTPLNAIMGFSDAMLNGLGGEIKSPQHKEYLRDIKNSGDHLATVINDILDLSKIESGKWQLREDYFRLNDCLSEALKMIQSKADDKNITIGYNTDREYEVYGDLHSIKRIFINLISNAVKYTPEGGTVICTITLAPGEGVKVEITDNGIGIPEERIEEVLKPFEQTNDSHELDEEGTGLGLAIVDHLIKAHNGTFTLTSEYGIGTTATVILPEKRLMKL is encoded by the coding sequence ATGGTTTCAAGTGGCGAAGTAGACGCCACAGTTGGCAGCTTACCGCTCGCAACATATCATTCTGCAGAAAGATCGCTTTCAAATATCTCAACAGTCGGTGAAACAGAATACGGCAGTGAAAACGCCATTGGTGTCAGAAAAGATTTACCCCTGCTTGCAAGCGCAATGCAAAAAGCACTTTCATCAATTACGACAGAACAAAAAGGCATCATTTCAAGAAATTGGGTTGGCTTACAAGCAGAACCACAAATTGATTATGACCTTCTGTGGCAGGTTATTATTTTCGCTAGTGTTATCATTATTTTCTTTGCCATTTGGAACACAAAACTGAAAGAAGCACAAGCAAGAGCAGAAGCAGCCAATGAGGCAAAATCGGCTTTCCTTGCCAACATGTCCCATGAAATCAGAACGCCGTTAAATGCGATTATGGGTTTTTCTGACGCTATGCTGAACGGCCTTGGTGGTGAGATTAAAAGCCCGCAACATAAAGAATATCTTCGCGATATTAAAAATAGTGGCGATCACTTGGCAACCGTTATTAATGACATACTGGATCTTTCCAAAATTGAATCCGGCAAATGGCAGTTACGCGAAGATTATTTCCGTCTGAATGATTGTTTAAGCGAAGCCCTTAAAATGATCCAATCCAAGGCCGATGATAAGAACATCACCATTGGTTATAACACTGACCGTGAATATGAAGTTTACGGCGACCTGCACAGCATAAAACGGATTTTTATCAATCTGATATCCAATGCGGTAAAATATACACCTGAAGGCGGCACCGTTATTTGCACAATCACACTGGCACCTGGCGAAGGGGTAAAAGTCGAAATTACTGATAATGGTATCGGCATCCCTGAAGAACGTATCGAGGAAGTGTTAAAGCCATTTGAACAAACAAATGACAGCCACGAGCTGGATGAAGAAGGCACCGGCCTTGGTCTTGCGATCGTTGATCACTTGATCAAGGCACATAATGGTACATTTACACTTACCAGTGAATACGGAATAGGTACCACCGCAACTGTCATTCTTCCTGAAAAACGATTGATGAAATTATAA
- a CDS encoding transporter substrate-binding domain-containing protein: MSFITFSSVMMGNALAQDTNVPLTEEEKRWIEENPVIRIANPSTIAPFIFTNENGVEGLAIDYIRLLSSKVGLQIEIPEAKPWNVMMEMLRNGEIDLMHTVIKSADRLEYMSFSAPYIDIPMVDYGRIGGPELNSPEQMNELTIGVIAGFATSDDYMNKFPNGKFIQYDTVREALFALSYGDIDIFTGNLVTINHTVIQNLIPNVEFKNVNKLLDDPSVIQHFAALKENQIIIDIFDKAMQATSNQDFLEISRKWQVDMSLATNDSLGLTTQEQNWIKENPTIRVANPFSIAPFNFVENGEVRGFAADYLRLITARAGLKVEFVEQEHWNPMMEGFRNGELDLIHSAALSEERQEYASFTEPYLEIPLVNVGRIGEKPINSIADLKGKRIALVSGYSTTSDYKNLYPELDLIEYGTIQEALRAVSSNQADIYTGNMITINFTILQSFIPNLQIIGENKFLNIKIVDHRFAALHENSILIDILQKSMDTVPTSEFLEISQRWQEMGLNTNLSIIDLTFEEIEWIKNNPIVTVTNPSGSAPFSYTENGNMMGIAIDYLDLISQSTGLEFQYAEEIPWNEMFQRFRSGEIDLIHSANKNDERQKYIEFTDSYLQMQNVIMGRTNSLDIDTPEELEGKTIGLVKGYILSEAYVEKLPDNEFIEFDNILDALRALSASEVDVVPGNLVFLNYIIEKNFIPGLRVIGKDMIMGNPTINHHFGTLKEKKILSSIINKALNHLTDNEIRQISSKWRTTIENESRVDIGLTNAEKEWLADNPVVRLAFEPNLPPLIFINDNGEIDGMGADYLEIMEQRLGIDFQWVGNQTLEEGLNMIRSGSADAVPILAETAARNEYLTFTSSINSVSHMIFSRQGGEIYSNMAALSGKTIAQVKDFDITDMIKRDYPNINVIEVDSIVDA; encoded by the coding sequence ATGTCATTCATCACGTTTTCAAGCGTGATGATGGGCAATGCATTAGCGCAGGACACAAACGTCCCCTTAACCGAAGAAGAAAAGCGTTGGATAGAAGAAAATCCGGTTATCCGTATTGCAAATCCATCTACAATTGCCCCTTTTATATTCACCAATGAAAATGGTGTTGAGGGGCTCGCCATCGATTATATCCGTTTACTTTCATCAAAAGTTGGTTTGCAAATTGAAATACCAGAAGCAAAACCATGGAATGTGATGATGGAAATGCTGCGTAATGGTGAAATTGACCTTATGCATACAGTGATTAAGAGCGCGGACAGGCTTGAGTATATGTCTTTTTCGGCTCCATACATTGATATCCCAATGGTTGATTATGGCAGAATTGGCGGTCCGGAATTAAATTCACCTGAACAGATGAATGAATTAACGATTGGTGTTATTGCTGGTTTTGCGACATCAGATGATTATATGAATAAATTTCCAAATGGAAAATTCATTCAATATGATACGGTTAGAGAGGCATTATTTGCACTTTCTTACGGGGATATTGATATTTTCACAGGTAATCTGGTTACCATAAACCATACTGTCATTCAAAACTTGATCCCAAATGTTGAATTTAAAAATGTAAACAAGTTATTGGATGACCCATCCGTCATCCAGCATTTTGCGGCATTAAAGGAAAATCAAATCATCATCGATATATTTGATAAAGCCATGCAGGCGACTTCAAATCAAGATTTCCTGGAAATATCAAGAAAATGGCAAGTTGATATGTCACTTGCTACCAATGACAGTTTAGGTTTAACAACCCAGGAACAAAACTGGATTAAAGAAAACCCTACAATCCGTGTTGCTAACCCCTTTTCAATTGCCCCGTTTAATTTTGTTGAAAATGGTGAGGTGCGTGGGTTCGCAGCTGATTATTTAAGATTAATTACCGCGCGGGCTGGTCTTAAGGTTGAATTTGTCGAGCAAGAACACTGGAATCCAATGATGGAAGGGTTCAGAAACGGTGAACTGGACTTAATACACAGTGCAGCACTTAGTGAAGAACGTCAAGAATATGCGTCCTTCACAGAACCTTACCTTGAAATTCCATTGGTCAATGTCGGACGAATTGGCGAAAAGCCAATAAATAGCATCGCAGACCTAAAAGGCAAAAGAATTGCCCTAGTTTCCGGTTATTCAACGACATCAGATTATAAAAACTTATATCCTGAACTTGACTTAATTGAATACGGAACAATTCAAGAAGCCTTACGTGCTGTATCAAGCAATCAAGCCGATATTTACACTGGCAATATGATCACCATTAACTTTACGATTTTACAATCCTTTATCCCTAATCTTCAAATTATTGGTGAGAATAAATTTTTAAACATTAAAATCGTTGATCACAGGTTCGCGGCTCTTCATGAAAACAGTATCTTGATTGATATTTTGCAAAAATCAATGGATACAGTGCCGACTTCAGAATTTCTTGAAATATCGCAACGTTGGCAAGAAATGGGGTTAAATACCAACTTATCCATCATTGATCTGACTTTTGAAGAAATTGAATGGATTAAAAATAATCCGATTGTGACTGTGACTAACCCTTCTGGTTCCGCCCCGTTCAGTTATACGGAAAACGGTAATATGATGGGCATTGCCATTGATTATCTTGATCTGATCTCACAAAGCACTGGACTTGAATTCCAATACGCAGAAGAAATTCCATGGAACGAGATGTTTCAACGTTTTCGTTCAGGCGAAATTGATTTAATCCATAGTGCGAATAAAAATGACGAACGCCAAAAATATATTGAATTCACGGATTCATATCTGCAAATGCAGAATGTCATTATGGGTAGAACAAATAGTTTAGATATTGATACGCCAGAAGAACTAGAAGGCAAGACGATAGGTCTTGTAAAAGGCTATATTCTATCTGAAGCATACGTCGAAAAATTGCCGGACAACGAATTCATTGAATTTGATAATATTCTTGATGCATTACGCGCCCTATCTGCATCCGAAGTCGACGTTGTCCCTGGTAACTTGGTATTCTTAAATTACATTATTGAGAAAAACTTTATCCCTGGATTACGTGTTATCGGTAAGGATATGATTATGGGCAACCCAACCATCAATCATCACTTTGGCACGCTTAAAGAAAAGAAAATCCTATCGAGCATCATAAATAAAGCGCTAAATCATTTAACTGATAATGAAATTCGCCAAATTTCTTCTAAATGGCGCACAACGATTGAAAATGAAAGCCGCGTAGATATCGGATTAACGAATGCAGAAAAAGAGTGGCTTGCCGACAACCCTGTCGTCCGTCTTGCTTTTGAACCCAATCTTCCACCATTAATTTTCATCAATGACAACGGTGAAATTGACGGTATGGGCGCTGATTACCTCGAAATCATGGAACAAAGACTTGGCATTGATTTTCAATGGGTCGGCAATCAAACACTGGAAGAAGGCTTAAATATGATCAGGTCTGGTTCCGCCGATGCCGTACCTATCTTGGCAGAAACTGCAGCCAGAAATGAATATCTAACTTTTACCAGTAGCATCAACAGTGTTTCTCATATGATTTTCAGCCGTCAAGGCGGCGAAATTTATAGCAACATGGCCGCCCTTAGCGGAAAAACCATTGCTCAAGTAAAAGATTTTGATATTACAGACATGATTAAGCGTGATTACCCGAATATCAATGTAATCGAGGTAGATTCTATCGTTGACGCCTAA
- a CDS encoding proline iminopeptidase-family hydrolase: protein MTFFRLLTIVAISLCSITAFAHEDPDQAGYIQVDGGKLWYRMNGMEHLGKKPAIIVMHGGPGGTHRGLMGYVELADEYPVILYDQLGNGMSTKFIDNINDQSTWTVEHFVKEISQIREALNLEEVIIAGHSWGGTLSAEYAVKNEKGLKAAIFGSPLISTPQWVADNREWISMMPQHFQDAINKHEAAGTFDDPEYRTAEDAFYDQHMCHGECVDYGFRDNAKRGNRTMYRTMWGPSEFTANGTLQDYDISPQLHTVKVPVLMICGEFDEAAPKSCKKFADMVPNATNVVVPNAGHAILSEAKDMVISTIREFLKNNLQ, encoded by the coding sequence ATGACATTTTTTCGCCTACTGACCATTGTTGCAATTTCACTATGCAGCATCACTGCATTCGCCCATGAAGACCCTGATCAAGCAGGATATATTCAGGTTGATGGAGGCAAACTTTGGTACCGAATGAATGGCATGGAACACCTTGGTAAAAAACCTGCCATCATTGTCATGCACGGTGGTCCGGGCGGAACACACCGTGGTTTAATGGGGTATGTCGAACTTGCGGATGAATATCCGGTGATCCTTTATGATCAACTTGGCAATGGTATGTCCACAAAATTTATCGATAACATTAATGATCAATCAACATGGACCGTTGAACATTTCGTCAAGGAAATCAGCCAGATACGAGAAGCTCTTAATCTAGAGGAAGTCATTATCGCGGGCCACAGTTGGGGTGGTACATTATCCGCTGAATATGCGGTCAAAAATGAAAAGGGATTAAAAGCCGCGATTTTCGGAAGCCCGCTTATTTCAACGCCACAATGGGTTGCTGATAATCGCGAATGGATTTCCATGATGCCACAACATTTCCAAGATGCGATTAACAAACACGAGGCCGCCGGAACATTTGATGATCCGGAATACCGTACCGCAGAAGATGCATTTTATGACCAGCATATGTGCCACGGCGAATGCGTTGATTATGGTTTTCGTGATAACGCAAAACGTGGCAACAGAACGATGTACCGCACCATGTGGGGGCCAAGCGAATTTACAGCCAACGGTACCCTTCAAGATTATGACATCAGCCCTCAACTCCACACAGTGAAAGTACCGGTGTTAATGATTTGCGGCGAATTTGATGAAGCAGCACCAAAATCATGTAAAAAATTCGCAGATATGGTGCCAAATGCAACCAACGTTGTCGTTCCAAACGCCGGTCACGCGATTTTAAGTGAAGCCAAGGACATGGTCATTTCAACCATTAGAGAGTTTTTGAAAAACAACCTTCAATAA
- a CDS encoding GNAT family N-acetyltransferase, with the protein MTKKFTPRVATMDDVPAIRELMDLAIYELQKDFLDEKQLAAAHEHMGIDYTLIEDGTYFVILHAEGTPEETIVGCGGWGKRATLYGGSHSTGRSAELLDPKTDRARIRAMYCHPEWARNGIGSLIMETAENAAKEAGFTKMTMGSTLAGRPLYEYFGYKVVKEDVDVCENGAEVPILTMEKDF; encoded by the coding sequence ATGACAAAAAAATTTACCCCACGTGTCGCAACAATGGATGACGTTCCAGCAATTCGTGAACTCATGGATCTTGCGATTTATGAACTTCAGAAAGATTTCCTTGATGAAAAGCAGCTTGCTGCTGCTCACGAACATATGGGTATTGATTATACTTTGATCGAGGATGGAACTTATTTTGTCATTTTACATGCTGAAGGAACACCGGAAGAAACCATTGTTGGCTGTGGCGGTTGGGGTAAGCGCGCCACCCTTTATGGCGGTAGCCATTCAACGGGAAGAAGTGCTGAATTGTTGGATCCAAAAACTGACAGAGCACGCATTCGCGCGATGTATTGCCACCCTGAATGGGCGCGAAACGGTATCGGCAGTCTGATTATGGAAACGGCTGAAAATGCTGCCAAAGAAGCAGGCTTTACAAAGATGACGATGGGGTCAACGCTTGCTGGACGCCCGTTATACGAATATTTCGGTTATAAAGTCGTCAAAGAAGATGTCGATGTCTGTGAAAACGGTGCAGAGGTTCCAATTTTAACCATGGAAAAGGATTTTTAA
- a CDS encoding acyl-CoA thioesterase, which translates to MIHHTDRTIHLTDIVFPKNINHHETLFGGAALSYMDKVAFIAATRYGRCHFVTASCDNIDFDKPALKGNIVDFAATVIEAGRRSLKVEVVMNAEDMVTGERVTCTRGIFNMVAVAKDGGEIANLPLSGLTMSPHSNADPDADERIVELVFADDTNHHGSLFGGHGLSLMAKAGFIAATRKCREVMVLASLDKTNFKAPIQIGEIVDLSAKVVRIGNKSMTVNVKMWGEGLLTGKRSFCADSDFIMVAVDENGKSKPINL; encoded by the coding sequence TTGATCCATCATACTGACCGTACCATACATTTAACGGATATTGTTTTCCCAAAAAACATCAACCATCATGAAACCTTGTTTGGTGGTGCGGCATTAAGTTACATGGACAAGGTGGCCTTTATCGCCGCGACCCGTTACGGGCGATGCCACTTTGTGACCGCGTCCTGTGATAATATTGATTTTGATAAGCCGGCCTTAAAAGGAAATATCGTTGATTTTGCCGCCACAGTGATTGAAGCAGGCAGAAGATCGCTTAAGGTTGAAGTCGTGATGAATGCCGAAGATATGGTTACCGGTGAACGGGTTACCTGCACACGCGGTATTTTTAACATGGTTGCGGTCGCGAAAGACGGCGGGGAAATTGCAAACTTGCCGCTTTCCGGATTAACAATGTCACCACATTCAAATGCTGATCCTGATGCCGACGAACGGATTGTCGAGCTTGTCTTTGCGGATGATACAAACCATCACGGCAGTCTTTTTGGCGGGCATGGTTTATCTTTAATGGCGAAAGCGGGATTTATTGCAGCAACAAGAAAGTGTCGCGAAGTGATGGTACTGGCATCCCTTGATAAAACAAATTTTAAAGCCCCCATACAAATTGGTGAAATCGTTGATTTAAGTGCCAAGGTCGTTCGGATTGGCAATAAATCCATGACGGTCAATGTCAAAATGTGGGGCGAGGGACTATTGACCGGCAAAAGAAGCTTTTGCGCGGATAGTGATTTCATAATGGTTGCAGTTGATGAAAATGGAAAATCAAAACCAATAAACCTTTAA
- a CDS encoding winged helix-turn-helix transcriptional regulator produces MSNNKKRSNCAVSSGLDIFGDKWTLLIIRDMMNGKSKFNEFEGSPEKIPSNILSSRLKMLQENGIIDKQIYQEKPVRYQYLLLGKGYDLMPILKSISKWSMDWGADVFDPVTNPSEI; encoded by the coding sequence ATGAGTAATAATAAAAAAAGATCAAATTGTGCCGTTTCTAGCGGCCTTGATATATTCGGGGATAAATGGACCTTACTAATCATCAGGGATATGATGAATGGAAAATCCAAATTTAATGAATTTGAAGGTAGCCCTGAAAAAATTCCGAGTAATATTCTTTCCAGTAGATTAAAAATGCTTCAGGAAAATGGAATTATTGATAAACAAATCTATCAGGAAAAACCTGTTAGATATCAATATTTATTGCTTGGAAAAGGATATGATTTAATGCCGATCCTTAAGTCCATTTCAAAATGGTCAATGGATTGGGGTGCCGATGTATTCGATCCGGTCACAAACCCTTCTGAAATTTAA